The DNA segment CGGCCCTGCAGGTGCGTaccacctctgccgcgcgGTCGTACAGCGGAGCTTGCTCAGACCGCTGGTCCGGCGTGCGGGCGTGAATGGTGATGGCGTGCAGGATAGGGTTCGTcggcgtgtgctgcgccgccgccagtaTCGCTCGCAGCATCCCCACAGTGGCTTCGGCAGTGTCCTGAAGACGTGTCTTGAGGCTCATGGCGACGCGCTTACCACCCCGTGCTTCCACATTCGAGTCGCTGTTCACCGCGTCATGCACGGCCCGCACAATAGCCCCGCCGACCTCCGGCCGCTTCATCAGTGCGGCGCCGAAGCCGTTGTGCACACTGAACTTTTTGGGGCATCCCATGTTGATGTCGATGCCGTCTATGTCATTGCTGCACAcaagcgccgcagccgcaccacgcGCAGGGTCTGCGACGCCAAGCTGCAGCACAATGCGAGGGGCAGCGATGCGCTCTGCCTTGTGTCCGCCGCAGGTGATGTCAGGGAGCACAGGCGTGCTCAGCACAACAGTACGCTTGTAGGTGTTTTTGAAGGGGTCGTAGGACACGTATTCGGCCATCGGCGTGTCTACTGTGGGGTAGTGCACCACCTCGCGCTGGCATGTCGCAAGCTTggcggccaccacctcctcagTGAAGACGACATCGGCACCGTGTGCGCCGCACAGGGCGCGAAAGCCAGGGCTGCACACGCGTACCATCGGCGCCAATATCGTCTTGTGGTAGAACATTGACTCCTCCACCTTCATTGCTGAAGCGAGTATGAAAgggacgcggcggcgtcggaaTTCCGTTTGACAAACTAGGCCACCCGGCCCTCCAGCAAACCTCTGCGCGTCAGGATGGATGCACAAGTAGCAcgtgttttgtgtgtgtgtgtgtgtgtgtctgtgtgaaTAGTAAGAGAGGCAGATGCGCAGTATATCCGTGAGGGGACCAGCACAGGCAGTAGGGGGCCACAAGGGGCGCGCCGTGcaaaggaagagaggcgaaaaacaaaaacgcacCAGcaatgaagagagagacagaaagaCTCGATTCGACATCAGCGGAAGGCGATGTGTGTGACAGCCTTTCAATTCGACCACCAGAAGCGAGGAAGCATGCTGTTCGGCCCTCGGCACCCAGAGAAGCTGGAGAGAAGCACCGCAGATGGCACAAGCCTGCTGCCTACgaaggaaaaacaaaacactCCGTTGTCACAGCAGCTTGTCACAAGGACATTAGCCACGACGGATGTGTGCTGAGCttggcagcggaggagctTGTGCACATCACTGTGCCAAGAAGCGCGCAAAGCGCGTGTGTTTTGTGCgtggtgtggtgtgtgcCTTTGAGTGTTTTGCATACCTACAGCTTGAAAAGACGgacgaaaacgaaaaaaaaaacagcgaagaacacagagagaagtCGAAATGAGGCACTAACTTTCCATTTTCTttattgtttttttttttttgaggtGGTGGACAAGAAGGGGTGAAGCTgagtgcggctgctgctgagaaCGGTGTGGGCAGTGGGGTATCGCAGCCCCTTGCAAGAGGCGTAGGAGCGTACAcaccgcgacagcgacaatcacgcacacaagcacgcacagacagacagagagacataGATAATTGCTAACGGAGGCATAACGAGATACACAAATCTGTGCTTCGCCCACACAACGATGTAAAATAAAAGGAAGGACTAcaggaaagaaaacaaagatgCGGATTTGGTGCCAACGAAACGGAGCGGTAGGAGCGGGCCATCATAGAGAGACGGAGGCTAGaatgtgtgtctgtgtgtgtgtgtgtgtgtttgtagAAGGGAGCCGATGGGGAAAGCAAAGAAATGGCGGGAGAGCTTTACAACGTCAGAGTTACATTTCACGCGTCAAGCATCCCTTCGCGTTTTTCACTCCCCCCCTTCCatcgccacccctcccccttgaCTCCTTCCGTTCCCGCGGCCCTGTGTATGTTTCTTTCTCCATTCGTTGTCCCTCCCTACGTGTTTGGCCACCTGCTATTACTTCAACGAGCAACAATGAATCAGCTAAGTGCTCCTCTCGTCTGCCTCCCTGTGCCGTCGCACTTATCCTTGCGTCCGCGTCGGGCCAACAGGAGAACagcgacaacaacaacggcagcaaGAAGCAAAACGCTATTCTTCTGTCCTCCGTTTTCTTCCCAGACTGTGTAGTGTCGCCGCTACCGGTTGCTGCGGTTGTTTCTTGAATGCGTCGCTACTGTCTCCACCAAGAGAGCgcgcaaaagaaaaagagcgaGAATGACGTGAACGaggagatagagagagacagcgcaCCTGCAGATGCAAATCGCACCAACAGtggcacatacgcacacacacgcacacatgcaatTTAAGGGACAAGAAGGGAATGGTAGAAGCTATGTGGCTTACTCAGCATTGAGGTAGACGCCGAACTCGTGGAAATCGCGGTCGAACTCGGCCTCGATCTCGGCGAACGTGTAGGCCGGACCCTCATCCGCGGCCGGCTCATCGGTCCAATCAGGGTGCATCACCAGCCACGGGCGGTTGTGGACGTAGAACCACTGCTGGCACATGGGGCACTTCGTCTTGCTGTAGCCCTTCATCATCATATAGTAGTTAGACTGCGGCACGTGCGGTGCGCAGTTACCAAAGCACAGTACGATCTGCTGGTCACCTGGGTTGCCAGTGCCCTccacgcggatggggcgCTCCTCACTACCGATCGGAGGTTCGTACAGGTGGTTCACCGCCACATACGGTCGATCGTTCCACTCCTCGCGATCGTGCTCCTCCAGCATGAGGGTGTCATCGGCCTCGAACAGgtgccacacgcgcgctggCTCCTGCCAGTACAGGCGGCCAACACCGGTCACCACGTCGTCGTACACCGGCAGAGACTGGTCCATAAGCTTGCTCATAATGGGGCTCTTGCGCCAGCTGTCCGGGGGCTGCTGGAGCTCGTTCAGGTTGTGGGGTTGCACCGGGTAGGACTTGTCCTGGTACGGCATGGGGCCATGCGAGCTGCCACCGCTCATCAGAGCGCGCGATGccgcgaagaggaagagattAGTCTTGCGAAGCATTACGAGGTAGGAGGAGGTCGCGCTCACAGCTCCTTAGCGTTCTACTGAAGTTTCGCTTTATCTGCGCCATCGAGAAAGAGGTAGTGGGTTTTACGCGTCAGAGAGTGTGTCACGGTGCATTGCACACCAGTGTGCCATACACGTGAGTTGTAATGGGGTGCGGCAGAGtgcagagagaagcagcagagcGGAGGTGAATGGCGTTGAGTCTCAAGGCGAGAAGGGTCtagagggagggcgaagagAGATCTCCTCAACGCTGCATTGGAACTCGCACGCATTCATCGCGGGATGCGCTGAGGAAGTAAGCAGTTCCGCTCCCCTTCACTCGGCATCCACGCGTGCAGAAACGTGCAAGCACCTGAGCGAAGAAAACATGCCGTGCAAGTGCGGCTTAGGACATGCAGAGATGTTGAAGAGGCTCCACCATTCGCAGAAGATGGCGATGCTGTTTGGTACGAGTGTCGTCGTTTTACTGAGCAAAACATCGCTTCACTACCACTGGAGTAGaggcgtgcagcagcatccaccACCAACCAACGTCAAGCCGTCAAGGGGTGAAACAGAAGCCAAAAAtaaaaaataaaaaaaaagcataGTGGAGCTGTATAGGACGGAGGGAAAAAATGGGGGACCACAAGAAAAGAAACAGACATGCACAGGAAGACAAGGCGGCCACCTTCACGGCGGTGTGGAGAACGCTTGAGAGCccaaaagagagagagcagtaGCCCCTGAAAGTATCGGAGAAAAACGGATGGATTGCACGAGGGGAGAtgacgcagagagagggtgcTGTGCCATCTCCCTCCATCTTTGTGTCACTGCCAGTACTGTCGCACACCGCCTGCGCCTTACTCCTCGCTTCCCCTTTTCCATGCCGACTCATGTTTCTTTCattgtgtgcgggtgtgtgaTTCTGTAAAGGTGGGGTCATgtcccttttttgttgtttgttcTTTGTTTTATTTTACATGAGTAGGATGTCACCGTgagcgcatgcgcatgtgttATAGGAGGTGCGCGCAaaaggcgcgcgcactcgcactcgcacagacacaccaaAAAGAGAGGAGGTAAAAAGCACAAGATGATCGTACACATCGCGCTCTTCAtggcaacgaaaaaaaaaaagaaactcGCTGATGGAGAGGGAAAAAGAAGGCTAATAATGACAAGCCACACCTTgggcaaaaaaaagcagcCACGTAAGAACACACATATACAGGACACGTGCGTCCTTACACCTACACAAGGACGCTAACGCACctgcaaaaaaaagaagcgaagcTAACGCCACAAAGCTGCAGGCCTTGGGTACTTGGAAGGGAAAGagctgaaaaaaaaaaagaggtgcACAGAGGGGGGTGGCCTTCCCTTttccaccctcctccctccagTGGGCACAAGAGCACCCCTATCTTGAAAAAAGATACATATACATACCTAGCAAACTGTCCTCCTCACTAAGACCTACATGGCAGCTAGCCAGTGGCGTCCCGCAGACCGCCAGCCGTCAGCACTCGAACTCTTCCTTCCACACCGCTGATACGTGCGAGGGaacacaaagagagagacactgCAAGAGAAGCACCTAAACACGTGCGGCACGGAAAACAGAAAGCGAGGAGCACATGCTTAAAAGGTCGAAGCAGCAGTGTAACACCTCTTCCTTGGCaaaacgttttttttttcgttttcggtTCCATCTGTGCCTGCAACGAGACATACATGCGATGGGGCGGGGGGCTACGACAAGGGCGGAGGGGTGTGTACACTTGGAAACAGGAGAGGGGCGGAAAGGGGCGGGAACACACTCAGACTAGCAGATGCGGTTAAGCTCTCCCCATGGCCTGTAGCATCCCTACGCTTGTCTTGTTGTCGTTTAGAatgcggccaccaccaccaccaccgcccatgccgccaccgccgccacggctaCCGAATCggtcgctgcggccgccgaaACTGTCTCGTCCCAAAGGCGGAGTCGGACGCCCGAAAGGACGTCCCGTTCTCGGCGCAGGGATGCCACCGCCCTCCTTAGCCCTTGCCGCACGGCCGCCAGTTGCGATGCCCTGCTTGAGCGTCTCATTCTGCTTCGCCATAAGCGGCGGAATTCGTCTAGTAGAGGCCGAGACCCGCGCTGACATCCCAGCCCTATCCCCGTAGCCGGAAGATGTCGCGCCGAAGAGACCGCCGCGTGCAGGTCCCCTCGATGGGCTGAAAGAAGGTGCAGCAGGACCAGTGCCCCACATGCTTTGTGCCTCCGCACCTGCCCGCTTGGCGCTGCGGATGGCCGCGATAAACTCCTCATGCTGCTGACGCCAATTAGTCTGTGGGGCCGGAGCGGGGGTGTATCGACTTGTGGTGTTCGCCGTGCCCAGTTTCTTCGTTCGGCCTCTCCGAACCTCACTTGGGGCACCGAAGGCACCACCGGCGTAGGCGTCGTCCCCCTCGCCGCCTGCACACCGCTGCTTGCTACTGTCAAAGACCCTACGCTTTTGGTCGCCTTTGCAGACGCTCTCGTGGTAGGCGATGCGGTCAAAGTTGAAAGTACGGCCACATTTTGAGCATGGGTGCAGATTCATGTTCTCCGGCTCGACGCTTTCTGGTGGCATGCTCTGCATCTGCAGAGAGCGGACAGCTGAcatgccagcgccgcggggTTGGCCGGCGAAGGCGATGCCGGAGGATCCACCGTTGCTTGCCTTGGCAGCCGGTTTGCCATGGAGCGGTGGCATGACTGGTCGCGGCCCTTGCGGGTTCAGTTGCCACCGCTTGATGGCTTTCTCATAGCACTGCGGAATGTGGATGTTGATTGAGGCCGATCCGAAGCCCTTGCCGCATAGCTGGCACGTAATGAACTGCGGACGGGGCATCCTGGCGTGCTCCTCGAGCGCCGGACCTGTGGACTTTTCCTGATCCTTTCGTGCCTTTGTATGTCAGCAGGACACTATTCGAGTAAGAGAAGCAGCACGAGCATCGGAGAGACGCTAACGGGAAGAGTTGTGTGGAGGGAGcaaaagagaagggggacgcaaaaacaaaaacggaGAGAGTAGCCAGTGTAAATCTGCTGCGTGACGCAAGCCGCGAGGCTTTGATTGAAGCTCACAGCTGGTTCATTTTCGTTGTGTCGCGGCTGCACACATCCCCATTCATCCAATGGCACTGTGGTAGCGGTTCGCACGCATTCAACaccgcacacatgcgcctGAGTCGGGGAAAAAGCCGCTCTGTGTCTCACGACATTGCATGCACTGTGCAGGTCAGCCGCACACGGAAAACAgaccaacaacaaaacaagcAGACCCTTCTCCCACTCAAATACATAGATATATACGTCTGTGTGGTGTCTAAATTAGTACAGAGGCCGTCACGCTTCGACGCCGTTCAAGAACAAAAGAAGTTCACCCGTGCGCGCCCTTCACGGGATGGAAGGTTGCTTTAGCGTGTTTGTTTGCTTTTTGATTGTTTCCGGCTGCCCTACTGCCCATACGCTGCTCTCGTGTGgctgtgtacgtgtgcgtgcccccCCCTGTCCTCTGCATTTCGTGTCCTCCACAACCGCGTCGAAGGTAAAACGAGGAAAGGGGAGCGGACAGAGAGCAGGAAAGAGAAATCggtggtgcgtgtgccgcgtgcAGACAACGAGGGCCTCACCCGCACAGCGCGAGAGAACGGAGGGGTAGCGAAGAGAGTAAAAGTTTGAAGCAAAGGCTTTCTCGCACAGGAAGGATAAACCCTCCCATCCCCCAAGCCTGATCGACAGCGGTCATCAACGTCCACGATCAAACGTGCAAAACGCTCCGCGTTAGGCAGGTGGACAGGGCAGCAGGTAATGAACCCACGCAAGTTAATAAACGTTTAAGATACAAGAGAGAGTGAGAAatagaaaaaagaaaaacggaaAGGCATAGACACGCGCTAGCCATGCAGAGTCCACTAAACGCACACCACTTGTAAAACCACAAAcacgaaaaaggaaagagccACCCCCTTCTTAACTATCAGCAGCAACAGGGCAAAAGAGAGATCGCGCAAGAGACATCCTGGTTGATACGTTTTCGATTTCaagcaccggcaccgcagaGATCGTCCGCGACACTTACACTgtgagaaagagggaaagaCGCGACACCGGCGTCAACAAGAACGTATTGGTACCACTACCCATCGGCCTCGGCACCTCCCCGCGGTTCGCTCAAAAGAAGCCCGGACCGCCGCgggggcgacggcgaccaTTGCCTGCGCCTCCAAAGGCACCTGGGAAGCCGCCCGCCTGgaagccaccgccgccaaaCATCATGTTCATCACAGTGACAATATCCTCCTGgctcgcaccgccgccaaaGCCGCTTGGCATGTTGGCCCCCTCCACGTCATTGTCCATCTGACCTGAGTCGTAcatgcgcttcttctttggGTCAGACAGGACGCCAAAGGCCTCACCGATCTCCTTGAACTGCGTCTCCGCATGCGActtctcttcttcgcttGCGTGCGCCCACTTGTCTGGGTGCCACTGCAAACACGCTTTCTTGTAAGCCCGCTTGATGGCATCCTGGTTAGACTCGTGTTGAGGAAGACCGAGTATTTTGTAGTAGTCCTTGCGCTTCGCACGCTTGGCGCGCGCCttcagctggcgcagctccgctaCGAACTGGTtatcctcctcggcggcctgctgcaTGTCCCGCACCGCCTCATCGAAGTTATCCAGCTGCTCTTGaatgcggctgcggcgagcgTAGATTTTCGCAGAAGTGGCGCCGTTGCTGATGGCGTAGTCGCAGTCGAGGAGAGCACCCTTGTAGTCGTTCAAGTCCAtcttcgccgctgcccgGTTGCTGCGCAGCGTAGCATTCATGCGGGCGTTGGTCGGGTCGCACTCGACCGCCTGAGTGTACTCATCGACGGCCACCTTGGCGTTCTTGTTCTTGAAGGCGACGTTGCCGGCGTCCTTGTGTGACTCAACAGCACGGATGCGCTTGAGCAAGATACGCGCTTTGGTGTTGTCGGGGTCCATCTGTAGCGTCTCTCGCAAAATATTCTGCGCGCTGGAGAAGCCTTCCTGGCCGCGGTAGTATAGCACCAGTGCACGTAGATAGAGGTAGTAAGGGTCGGAGCTGTGCGTGTAagcgaagggggagaggactCTGGATGCCTCATCCGGCGACGaaggcgcgtgcgcctctgcgtAGAGAAACGCCAGTGTCGAGGAGCCAGGAAAGTCGCGATACGGGCCGGCGAGTGCGCGGCCGGCCTCTGCAAAGCAGCCGGTCTCTATCAGCTGCCGCCCGCGCGGCACAACTTTGCTGGCCTGCTCTGCACTATTCAACAACTCCCTGAGGTGCTTCACGTCCTGTGGCGTGGCCTTTGGCGACGTCGACACGGCCGTCAGACccgccttcagcgcctccgAGGCGCGGTCAAACAAGCCTAGATTACACAAGGCGCTGTGCAGCCGCGAGTACGCCTTCGCAAATGTTCTATCCATTGtcaccgccttctccgcgtcgTGAGCGGCTTCCTGGTATTGCCCCCTCTTCAAGTATGCCGCACTGCGGTTCGAGTAGAGCACCGGTTCATCTGGATGGGCCTCGATGGCGGCGCTATAGTGCTGAATCGCCTCCGCGAATGCGTTCGACTTGAACGCCTGATTGCCCTGCTCCTTCAGGGCCTCCCAGTTGCCCTTGCCGCTAGAACTGGCGGCGGGCGCTTCGTCCTGTGTCATGGAGATTCGCAAagtacacgcgcgcgcagacacgcacacacacaaagggaaggaagagaaacacgctcagcagcagcagaagtaCCGTTCCACAGCAAGACAAAAAATGCGCAGATGAGGAAAGAGGGATAAATGGCAGAAAAACACGAAAGATTACGGAGATGATAATAGcacaggagagaggggagggggtcacCACCAACCAAGCGAAGCCCGAAAGAGGCCAGCAAGGggaagaaaagggaggaaCACAAACGGAGACGCGCGGGAGTACAACAGAACAAAAAGAGTGGGAGGGAGATAAAACAGAAAAGCGCAAGGTtagggagaggaaggggatGCGAAACGAACACCTCTCAGCTTTCCGATGGTGGTTGCTCAAATGAAGCACGCCACCGAAAAAGGAGCTCAGAAAGCGCTAGCGTATAGTTATAATTTTCTTCCCGGTGATGTGGGAGATGGAAACGCAGCGATTTAGGGCGCAACGTCGTCAGAGAGAAGAAATgtgaaggagggagggcagtgAAAAGAAGGGAAGTAgtgaagggaggaggagttgTCGAAGAGTCTGAACAAGCTCTTACAACCCCTACATCCCTGTGCAAGTGAAGCGCGCCAGCTCACCGTGGCCGGTCGCTCGGCGCGCCATACACCGAGACGGTTGTGCTTTGCTGACAACGAAGGTGCAAAGGCGTCTCCTATAGGCGTGCGATTCGTGAtgtggccgccgccatcatGGGCGTGCGTGGCATCAGTGCAAGCACGCGGATCTTTTTGTAACTCTTTTGCTTTCCCTTTGCTAAAATGCGGCGTATGCCACCCGGCTCCATATGACAGCAGTGAAACCTCGctgaaacacacacacgcaccgaaGAAACAAGAGCGAGAGTGATATGCAACCAAGAAGCAGCACAGCGAATAAGGCAGTAATAGAAAATGAAGCGCATTtgaaagggaaaaaagagTGGCAAACAGGAAGAAAACATACAAAACTGAACGAGGGGAAGTCAAGAGCGGGATGTACATTGCTGTGGTGgtccacacgcgcgcacgcacagataCGCGAAGGCGAGAGACGCAGACAAAgactgcggcgcggcgacacacacacacagtaaATGAAGAAATCTAAATGGAAAACAACAGAGGAAATCATATTAACGGCacttttgttttttttttacaaACAGAACGAAAGCCGACCAACACAGCAACAGGAgacaagaaaagaaagcaaaacaaGAGGAAAAATAAACCGAGAGGAGAGCCAACACACCGGAGACAATAGCAGCAGACGGGTACTTCTCAACTCatgttttcctttgttttcgACATTCCAGGTttgcgggaggaggagggggtgtaTAACCGAATATGAATGCTGCTgcaaaggagggagagacgacGATGAGCGGAGTTACATCGGAGTCCAAGCACCGCacctaaaaaaaaaaaacgaacgccgctgtcgcagaATGTGGGTGGAGAAACATttggagagaaaaaaaacggaaggaaaaggggaaaaggggggagagggaccTTTTGACATGGCTTTGACCATGATGCCCGTGTGTTCTTTCGTTGCCgctgtgctggcggcggtgatgttTGTAGTGGTTTCGCGAGTCTTCTTTCTGTTCGTCTCCTCCACAAACTCCAAGATGGAGTCGCCGGCAAGGAAGCCGTGGAGAGACaagcaaaggaaagagaaatAAAGCCGTGCGGAGTGCGCGGGGCCCCGCAACTGCCTGTAACTGTTCTCCCGTTAATCTGCCCATCCCTTGGAGTACAACGGGACACAAGTGTATCGCTTTCTGCTTTCACCTTTCCCCTCTACTCCGCTTGGTTCGTTATCATGCATACTAGCACGAAGCGAAATGGCGGAAAAGATTGACCGTTTCTTTAGGAGTCAGCTCCCGAAAATACTGctgcacccacacgcacgcatgcacgcacacatgtcGGAAGACTACAAACGTATAAGAAAATGGCTGGCATAATATATCGTTAGCGTCGGTGTGTCTTTTAGCAAAGTCATCTTATTTCCTGAGGTGTGTGCACGGAATGGCCTTACCAAACGAGCACTTTACCTCTTCAGCGCGGTCAGCAACAAGGCTACATCCTACGCCTCCCGCCCTCACCCACCATACACACCCTCGGTAGAGCACAGCAGAGGTAGTGGAGCGCCACGAATTCCCTTTTTCTGTCACGCCCACACAGTCACACTAaagcaaacacacagagaagcgGGAGAAAGCGAACAAACGCGTCAACGTATCAGTCTGCAGCCAGcaaagtaaaaaaaaagggaaagacaACAATCAGCCAGCGGAAAAATGgttcgaaaaaaaaaagagagccaacacacgcacgcacacacagacacacggtAACACGTACACAGAGAAGGGGAGAAAAGGCAAGGAAACATGCAAACAAGAAGTTATAGAGGGGCTTTGAACTGCGGAAAGCAACGAGAGGGGAAGTGGGAAAACGATAAAGCACATCAAATGACATGAGAACGtcgaagagagggagaaaaaaaaagagagaaacagatAAGTGTGGGTGTGGCTGCTGTTTGACCACTTCAGCCAGATTACGAAGAAATgagtggaggcgcagcgggctcTCTCACATCCCTTGATGCGCATATTTCTACGAATTTTTTGGAGGTTGCTGTGAAGCtttgacggcgccgctgtcctaATCAACGCCCATGTGCCGTGACTTCCCCTCCCCGACCCTTACCTCagccctccaccaccttgCCACCATTGCGAGTTGGAGCAACAACGAAAGCctcaccgctgcagcgaccTCACCCTCCTTGCAGCGGCTCCCGAGAGCACCACACCTTTCTCATCCCGCTCGGAGCTCCCATTCTCTGGACACCTCTCCCAGAGCCATTGCTCCCCTGCAACATGTTTGACAGCTGCATCAGGAAAATGAGGAAAGAGACACTCTTgtttcgtgcgtgtgtgcgtgtgcgaggagggggcaagCAAGGTCCATCACACACCAAGGAAGGGGCGAGCAAACCCGTACGCCGATCGCAAAGAGCAGCGTTTCGTCTGtaagagggaaagggggatTGAATGATAGTTGCCAGATAAGAAGTAACTCTAGGAGACAAGCAAGCGAGGGAGCAGAACCACAACCTTTAAAATGGGAGGTGTAAGTCGTGACTCGTCGAGaacggagaagaggcgaagagagaCCAAGCGAGGAAGCCTatccaaaagaaaaaagaaacagaaagaaaCCTCCTCCTAAgccaacaaaaaaaaaagacattCACATCTACACGTGAGGGACAAGAATAAAA comes from the Leishmania infantum JPCM5 genome chromosome 36 genome and includes:
- a CDS encoding dihydrouridine synthase domain protein-like protein; the protein is MKVEESMFYHKTILAPMVRVCSPGFRALCGAHGADVVFTEEVVAAKLATCQREVVHYPTVDTPMAEYVSYDPFKNTYKRTVVLSTPVLPDITCGGHKAERIAAPRIVLQLGVADPARGAAAALVCSNDIDGIDINMGCPKKFSVHNGFGAALMKRPEVGGAIVRAVHDAVNSDSNVEARGGKRVAMSLKTRLQDTAEATVGMLRAILAAAQHTPTNPILHAITIHARTPDQRSEQAPLYDRAAEVVRTCRADAAFEGICLVLNGSVLSRQDGEAKCALYGFDAAMIARAALEDARCFHRKGSELRFSSAAHDSEAQSTEDAEVYAMAIMKELFFYSVRYRTLFNNFKYHLTRAFPMVKALKPFMEEVQVELRSYADCYEFFRLTVEEKALADSCAHTVELLVEKSASTRKRAAVTAAASEEVGAQEHKLARVETTKASS
- a CDS encoding putative DNAJ domain protein, which gives rise to MTQDEAPAASSSGKGNWEALKEQGNQAFKSNAFAEAIQHYSAAIEAHPDEPVLYSNRSAAYLKRGQYQEAAHDAEKAVTMDRTFAKAYSRLHSALCNLGLFDRASEALKAGLTAVSTSPKATPQDVKHLRELLNSAEQASKVVPRGRQLIETGCFAEAGRALAGPYRDFPGSSTLAFLYAEAHAPSSPDEASRVLSPFAYTHSSDPYYLYLRALVLYYRGQEGFSSAQNILRETLQMDPDNTKARILLKRIRAVESHKDAGNVAFKNKNAKVAVDEYTQAVECDPTNARMNATLRSNRAAAKMDLNDYKGALLDCDYAISNGATSAKIYARRSRIQEQLDNFDEAVRDMQQAAEEDNQFVAELRQLKARAKRAKRKDYYKILGLPQHESNQDAIKRAYKKACLQWHPDKWAHASEEEKSHAETQFKEIGEAFGVLSDPKKKRMYDSGQMDNDVEGANMPSGFGGGASQEDIVTVMNMMFGGGGFQAGGFPGAFGGAGNGRRRPRGGPGFF